The proteins below are encoded in one region of Geobacter sp.:
- the recF gene encoding DNA replication/repair protein RecF, with translation MILTKISVQSFRNLDATTLEFCKGFNILYGDNAQGKTNLLESIFLLGTLKSFRHARNSDLIAWDTPFSLIRGAVTDDLTRHELALLLEKGSKKVRIDQKTVTRVAEFFGILTVVLFAPEELLMVRGAPDSRRRYLDRAIFAGDLHYLTQHHEYSRILKQRNSLLRSGDSSALEPWNEQLAMAGGRLAAQRVDYLTRIGDLLSSLYREITGTMDRATIAYRSSQVSYSADETDNSARILAALAGVKNQERLQQTTLLGPHRDDLAFTLNGKPLRHAASQGQQRCYVLALKMAEIEYLRKLNGHPPVLLLDDMTSELDRQRTANLVRFLTQRGMQVFITTTSLDQVGLFAEHETLRTFHVKQGSVQRQELQ, from the coding sequence AGACGAATCTCTTGGAATCGATCTTTCTGCTCGGTACGCTGAAGTCGTTCAGGCATGCCAGAAACAGCGATCTGATCGCCTGGGACACCCCATTTTCCCTGATCCGGGGTGCTGTCACGGATGATCTGACAAGGCATGAGCTAGCACTGCTCCTGGAAAAAGGGAGCAAGAAGGTCAGGATCGATCAGAAAACAGTCACCAGGGTGGCTGAATTTTTCGGCATACTTACGGTTGTTCTCTTTGCTCCCGAAGAGCTGTTGATGGTCAGGGGAGCTCCTGACTCGCGGCGACGCTATCTCGACCGGGCCATATTCGCCGGGGATCTCCATTACCTGACCCAGCACCATGAATATTCGCGGATATTGAAGCAGCGCAACTCGCTCTTGCGCAGCGGCGATTCATCCGCCCTTGAGCCGTGGAACGAACAGCTTGCCATGGCAGGCGGCCGCCTGGCAGCACAACGGGTCGATTACCTGACACGGATCGGCGACCTGCTCTCATCTCTGTACCGGGAAATAACTGGTACGATGGACAGGGCAACCATTGCATACCGGAGTTCCCAGGTAAGCTACTCTGCCGATGAAACGGACAACAGCGCCAGGATTCTGGCTGCGCTGGCCGGCGTGAAAAACCAGGAACGGCTGCAGCAGACCACTCTCCTTGGCCCGCACCGCGACGACCTTGCCTTTACCCTGAACGGCAAGCCGTTGCGACATGCAGCATCCCAGGGTCAGCAGCGTTGCTATGTGCTGGCTCTCAAGATGGCGGAGATCGAATATCTTCGAAAGCTTAACGGCCATCCGCCCGTGCTGTTGCTGGACGACATGACCAGCGAACTGGACCGGCAACGAACGGCCAATCTGGTCAGGTTTCTCACCCAGCGCGGCATGCAGGTCTTTATCACCACGACCAGCCTGGATCAGGTCGGGTTGTTTGCAGAACATGAGACATTGCGCACGTTTCACGTGAAACAGGGGAGCGTGCAAAGACAGGAGTTGCAATGA
- the gyrB gene encoding DNA topoisomerase (ATP-hydrolyzing) subunit B, with product MTDTNVNDYGADKIKVLEGLSAVRKRPAMYIGSTSAQGLHHLVYEVVDNSIDEALAGHCDAVSVTIHVDGSVTVVDNGRGIPTDIHPTEGKSAAEVVMTVLHAGGKFDNTSYKVSGGLHGVGISVVNALSRRLELEIRRNGRLFRQSYRRGEPLAPLEDAGETKKRGTKITFFPDEEIFETTEFSFDVLSQRLRELAFLNAGVKIKITDERVADKSHEFFYEGGIISFVEYLNRNKTSLHPKPIYFRGEKGGVDMEIALQYNDSYDEKVFTFANNINTHEGGTHLIGFRAALTRTMNTYANANNLLSKAKVAISGEDLREGLTAVVSVKIPQPQFEGQTKTKLGNSEVKGYVETLMNEKLAVYLEENPAIAKRILEKSIEAARAREAARKARDLTRRKGALEVGNLPGKLADCQEKDPALCELYLVEGDSAGGSAKQGRDRKNQAILPLKGKILNVEKARFDKMLSSQEIRTLISALGTSIGKDDFDIAKLRYNRIIVMTDADVDGSHILTLLLTFFFRQMPELVERGHLYIAQPPLYKVKRGKKELYLRNEAALQNYLLDEGTEDMTLTLAGVDKTYRGKQIIPILRQLIERKSLFDKVVRKGVNEELLRLLLEHGVIGGCEELEGLAPALELVKVHNEDFDFAVSEGRIICRMGNLRVAIDMHTLEVFNSHEYEILVEHNNRVKELLGDGTASVANENKTLLETGFHEELLTFFLENAKKGLYIQRYKGLGEMNPEQLWETTMNPENRVLLQVKIEDVVEAEEIFTILMGDQVEPRREFIEQNALNVSNLDI from the coding sequence ATGACAGATACGAACGTCAACGATTACGGTGCCGATAAGATCAAGGTTCTTGAGGGGCTGTCCGCGGTTCGCAAGCGGCCGGCGATGTATATCGGTTCCACCTCGGCCCAGGGTCTGCACCATCTGGTCTACGAAGTCGTCGATAACTCCATCGACGAAGCCCTTGCCGGGCACTGCGACGCGGTGAGTGTGACCATCCATGTGGATGGTTCGGTGACCGTAGTGGATAACGGCCGCGGCATCCCCACCGACATCCATCCCACCGAGGGGAAGTCGGCTGCGGAAGTCGTCATGACCGTGCTGCATGCAGGGGGCAAGTTCGACAACACCTCCTACAAGGTTTCCGGTGGTTTGCACGGTGTGGGTATCTCGGTGGTGAACGCACTCTCCCGGCGGCTGGAGCTGGAGATCCGCCGCAACGGCAGGCTCTTCCGCCAGTCCTACCGCCGCGGCGAGCCGCTGGCCCCACTGGAGGACGCGGGTGAAACCAAGAAACGGGGCACCAAGATCACCTTCTTCCCCGACGAGGAGATCTTCGAAACCACGGAATTCTCTTTCGACGTCCTGTCCCAGCGCCTGCGGGAGCTGGCATTCCTCAATGCCGGGGTAAAGATCAAGATCACCGACGAACGGGTGGCGGACAAGAGCCATGAGTTCTTTTACGAAGGGGGGATCATCTCCTTTGTCGAGTACCTGAACAGGAACAAGACTTCGCTCCATCCCAAACCGATCTATTTCCGGGGCGAAAAAGGGGGGGTCGACATGGAGATTGCGCTTCAGTATAACGACTCCTACGATGAAAAGGTCTTTACCTTTGCCAACAACATCAACACCCATGAGGGGGGCACCCACCTCATCGGCTTCCGGGCCGCACTGACCCGGACCATGAATACCTATGCCAATGCAAACAACCTGTTGAGCAAGGCAAAGGTGGCCATCTCGGGCGAGGATCTGCGGGAAGGGCTCACCGCGGTCGTCTCCGTCAAGATTCCTCAGCCGCAATTTGAGGGACAGACCAAGACCAAGCTCGGCAATTCGGAGGTCAAGGGGTATGTGGAGACCCTGATGAACGAGAAGCTGGCGGTCTACCTGGAGGAGAATCCTGCCATTGCCAAGCGGATCCTGGAGAAATCCATCGAGGCGGCCCGGGCGCGCGAGGCGGCCCGCAAGGCCCGTGACCTGACCCGGCGCAAGGGGGCCCTGGAAGTGGGGAACCTTCCCGGCAAGCTGGCCGACTGTCAGGAAAAGGATCCGGCGCTCTGCGAGCTCTACCTGGTCGAGGGCGATTCTGCCGGCGGTTCTGCCAAGCAGGGGAGAGACCGCAAAAATCAGGCGATCCTGCCGCTCAAGGGAAAGATCCTCAACGTGGAGAAGGCCCGTTTCGACAAGATGCTGTCGTCGCAGGAGATCCGGACCCTCATATCGGCTCTGGGGACCAGCATCGGCAAGGATGACTTCGACATCGCAAAGCTCCGCTACAACCGGATCATCGTCATGACCGATGCCGACGTGGACGGTTCGCACATCCTGACCCTGCTCCTGACCTTCTTTTTCCGCCAGATGCCGGAGCTGGTGGAGCGGGGGCATCTCTACATTGCCCAGCCGCCGCTTTACAAGGTGAAGCGGGGCAAGAAGGAGCTCTACCTCCGGAACGAGGCGGCTCTGCAGAATTACCTTCTGGACGAGGGAACCGAGGATATGACGCTGACCCTGGCCGGTGTGGACAAGACCTACCGCGGCAAGCAGATCATTCCCATCCTCAGGCAGCTGATTGAGCGGAAAAGCCTGTTCGACAAGGTGGTGCGCAAAGGGGTGAACGAGGAACTCCTCCGTCTGCTCCTGGAGCACGGGGTCATCGGCGGCTGTGAGGAGTTGGAGGGGTTGGCGCCCGCCCTGGAACTGGTCAAGGTGCACAACGAGGATTTCGATTTTGCGGTTTCCGAGGGGCGGATCATCTGCCGCATGGGCAACCTGCGGGTTGCCATCGACATGCACACCCTGGAGGTCTTCAATTCCCACGAGTATGAAATCCTCGTGGAGCATAACAACCGGGTAAAGGAGCTTTTGGGTGACGGCACGGCGTCTGTTGCCAATGAGAACAAGACCCTGCTGGAGACCGGCTTCCACGAGGAGTTGCTCACCTTCTTCCTGGAAAATGCCAAAAAGGGGCTCTACATCCAGCGCTATAAAGGCCTTGGCGAGATGAACCCGGAACAGCTCTGGGAAACCACCATGAACCCGGAGAATCGCGTGCTCTTGCAGGTCAAGATCGAGGACGTGGTGGAGGCGGAGGAAATCTTCACCATCCTCATGGGAGACCAGGTGGAACCGCGCCGAGAGTTCATCGAACAGAATGCGCTGAACGTGTCGAACCTGGATATTTAA
- the gyrA gene encoding DNA gyrase subunit A, translating to MLDQNNNKISVNIEDEMKRSYMDYAMSVIIGRALPDVRDGLKPVHRRCLYAMYDMGNDYNKPYKKSARVVGDVIGKYHPHGDSAVYDTIVRMAQDFSLRYPLVDGQGNFGSVDGDSPAAMRYTEIRMDQLAHELLADLDKETVDMGPNYDDSLSEPLVLPSKFPNLLVNGSAGIAVGMATNIPPHNLTEVINGIIAVIHNPDLTFDELLGHIPGPDFPTGGFIYGREGILSAYSTGRGIVQMRARAIVETHKKTERQSIVVTEIPYQVNKARLIEKIAELVKEKKLEGISDLRDESDRDGMRIVIELKKDENPQVILNHLYKQTQMQSSFGIIMLAIVNNRPKVLALREMINYFIDHRREIVTRRTIFDLKKAEARAHILEGLKIALDWLDAVIELIRSSPTPADAKMGLIEGRFADPDFLKRFDIPMPANFEGPVRLSELQAQAILEMRLQRLTGLERDKIIQEYLDILKYIGRLKEILASEEEILKIITAELLELKEKFGDERRTEIVGQTAEISLEDTIVEEDMVVTISHTGYIKRNAVTLYRAQRRGGKGKTGMKTKEEDFVEHLFIASSKDFMMFFTDAGRVYWLKVYEIPEAGRATRGKAIVNLLNLNPGEKITAILPVKEFSEDRYLMMATRLGVVKKSPLREYSNIRVGGIIAVNLDDNDKLIAVSLTDGKQDVLLASRHGKSIRFKEEDARPLGRVSRGVRGMTLEEDDVVIGMEIINEAFSASTIFTVTENGFGKRTELTEYRTQSRGGKGVITIKTTERNGCVVDIKQVTDENDLMLISDQGKILRVPVSGFSIIGRNTQGVRLMVTEPEERIVAVAKLAEKDEGDEAGTGDDELDVIEPIEGDEE from the coding sequence ATGCTCGACCAGAACAACAACAAGATTTCCGTTAATATCGAAGACGAGATGAAACGGTCCTACATGGACTACGCCATGTCGGTCATCATCGGCAGGGCCCTTCCTGATGTCCGCGACGGACTGAAGCCGGTGCACCGGCGCTGTCTTTACGCCATGTACGACATGGGGAACGACTACAACAAGCCGTACAAGAAATCGGCCCGCGTCGTCGGTGATGTCATCGGTAAGTATCATCCCCACGGCGACTCGGCGGTATACGACACCATCGTCAGGATGGCGCAGGATTTTTCCCTCCGCTACCCCTTGGTGGACGGTCAGGGTAACTTCGGCTCTGTGGACGGTGACTCGCCTGCTGCTATGCGTTACACCGAGATCCGCATGGACCAGCTCGCCCATGAGCTGCTTGCCGACCTGGACAAAGAGACGGTGGACATGGGGCCGAACTACGACGACTCGCTCAGCGAGCCGCTGGTTCTCCCCTCTAAGTTTCCCAACCTGCTGGTCAACGGCTCGGCCGGCATTGCCGTCGGCATGGCGACCAACATCCCCCCCCACAACCTGACCGAGGTGATCAACGGGATCATTGCCGTCATCCATAACCCCGATCTCACCTTCGACGAACTGCTCGGCCACATCCCCGGTCCCGATTTCCCCACGGGCGGTTTCATCTACGGCAGGGAAGGGATTCTCTCCGCTTACTCCACCGGCCGCGGTATCGTGCAGATGCGGGCCAGAGCCATCGTCGAAACCCACAAGAAGACCGAGCGCCAGTCCATCGTGGTGACCGAGATCCCCTATCAGGTGAACAAGGCCAGGCTGATCGAGAAGATCGCCGAACTGGTGAAGGAGAAGAAGCTGGAAGGGATTTCCGACCTGCGGGACGAATCGGACCGCGACGGCATGCGGATCGTCATCGAACTGAAGAAGGACGAGAACCCCCAGGTTATCCTCAACCACCTCTACAAGCAGACCCAGATGCAGTCGTCCTTCGGCATCATCATGCTGGCCATTGTCAACAACCGGCCCAAGGTGCTGGCCCTGCGGGAGATGATCAACTACTTCATCGACCACCGGCGGGAGATTGTCACCCGGCGCACCATCTTCGATCTGAAAAAGGCCGAGGCCAGGGCCCATATCCTGGAAGGCCTCAAGATAGCCCTCGACTGGCTGGATGCGGTGATAGAGCTGATACGTTCCTCACCTACCCCTGCCGATGCAAAGATGGGGCTGATAGAAGGACGGTTTGCCGATCCCGACTTCCTCAAGCGGTTCGACATCCCGATGCCGGCCAATTTCGAGGGTCCGGTCCGGCTCTCCGAGCTGCAGGCCCAGGCGATCCTGGAGATGCGGTTGCAGCGTTTGACCGGCCTGGAGCGGGACAAGATCATCCAGGAGTACCTGGATATCCTCAAATACATCGGCCGGTTAAAGGAGATCCTCGCCTCCGAGGAGGAAATCCTCAAGATCATCACGGCAGAGCTTCTGGAGCTGAAAGAGAAGTTCGGCGACGAGCGGCGGACCGAGATCGTCGGCCAGACTGCCGAGATCTCGCTGGAGGATACCATTGTCGAAGAGGACATGGTGGTCACCATCAGTCATACCGGGTACATCAAGCGGAACGCCGTGACCCTTTACCGCGCCCAGCGGCGCGGCGGTAAAGGAAAGACCGGGATGAAGACCAAGGAAGAGGATTTCGTCGAACATCTCTTCATCGCCTCCAGCAAGGACTTCATGATGTTCTTCACCGATGCCGGCAGGGTCTACTGGCTGAAGGTCTATGAAATCCCCGAGGCAGGGCGCGCCACCCGCGGCAAGGCGATAGTCAACCTGTTGAACCTCAATCCGGGCGAGAAGATCACGGCGATCCTGCCGGTCAAGGAGTTCAGCGAGGACCGCTACCTGATGATGGCCACCCGCCTCGGCGTGGTGAAAAAGAGCCCGCTGCGCGAATACTCAAACATCCGCGTCGGCGGGATCATCGCCGTCAACCTTGACGACAACGACAAGCTGATTGCCGTGTCGCTCACCGACGGCAAGCAGGACGTGCTGCTCGCCAGCAGACACGGCAAATCGATCCGTTTCAAGGAAGAGGATGCCCGTCCCTTGGGCAGGGTCTCCCGCGGAGTTCGGGGGATGACCTTGGAAGAGGACGACGTGGTGATCGGCATGGAGATCATCAACGAGGCGTTCAGTGCCTCGACCATCTTCACCGTCACCGAGAACGGCTTCGGCAAGCGGACCGAGCTTACCGAATACCGTACCCAGAGCCGCGGCGGCAAGGGGGTCATCACCATCAAGACCACCGAGCGGAACGGCTGCGTGGTGGACATCAAGCAGGTGACCGACGAGAACGACCTGATGCTGATCAGCGATCAGGGTAAGATCCTTCGGGTTCCGGTGTCGGGATTCTCCATCATCGGCCGCAATACCCAGGGGGTCCGCCTGATGGTAACCGAGCCCGAGGAGCGGATCGTTGCCGTTGCCAAGCTGGCGGAGAAGGATGAAGGCGACGAAGCCGGAACAGGCGATGATGAGCTGGACGTCATCGAGCCGATCGAAGGCGACGAAGAATAG
- a CDS encoding HEAT repeat domain-containing protein: MERRRKIVDHSLKERHGILSLLKQVEKENVTYDEMDEIGLALKRAGKRALSPLVRSLWRETDAELLSKYAYLLDFFEDEPWLEQLIQIVLRRTDLDSTAKSALLGALQEYGIDINLPPFARLLDEVQGPLSETLPRLLEQGEEGLIIFMEDFLLYPQEMQLALVQELAHVPDPRVLTLLEVLLGVDSPEIVEEAVATLGKIREPGSADVLSACAAAASEPLRELCRRSLRRLAFVGIQPSPPVPVHPSPFHVAWVSPMDGAGYRTLWFARWRGTGQLAFICLHLHETTGIRAAWGAGNISVKEFDELSRERLPEEGLVRIPLPYALQLLRDGLFRNRDTMFQLPPEFYVLKGIFLGEDLQPTPYLPDFAGFDLNALAHATQHVVASDDLFDDDYFAGWYMATCRVYDFAEEWSTLEKTGERKALAKGLETILEQFCRELIGPAIEQIRSRLFLTADLLLRTGRDRLLVETALATALSLNSFTMPYHFHPFLRRLALESMDAAREALAEGYDLREHPHEADDDEWLD, from the coding sequence ATGGAACGACGCAGAAAAATAGTGGATCACAGCCTCAAGGAGCGTCACGGCATCCTGAGCCTGTTGAAACAGGTGGAGAAGGAGAACGTGACCTACGACGAGATGGACGAGATCGGTCTTGCCCTGAAACGTGCGGGCAAGCGTGCCCTCTCTCCCCTGGTCCGCAGTCTCTGGCGGGAAACCGATGCCGAGCTTCTCTCCAAGTATGCCTACCTCCTCGACTTCTTCGAGGATGAGCCGTGGCTTGAGCAGCTGATACAGATCGTCCTGCGCCGGACAGACCTGGACAGCACCGCGAAGAGCGCGCTTCTGGGCGCGCTCCAGGAATACGGCATCGATATCAACCTGCCGCCCTTTGCCCGCCTGCTGGACGAGGTGCAGGGACCGCTGTCCGAGACCCTTCCCCGCCTGTTGGAACAGGGAGAGGAAGGGCTGATCATCTTCATGGAGGATTTTCTCCTCTATCCCCAGGAGATGCAACTGGCCCTGGTGCAGGAACTGGCCCATGTTCCGGACCCACGGGTGCTGACCCTGCTGGAGGTCCTGCTCGGGGTCGATTCGCCGGAGATCGTTGAAGAAGCGGTGGCGACACTGGGGAAGATCCGCGAGCCTGGTTCCGCCGACGTGCTCTCTGCCTGTGCGGCGGCCGCGAGTGAGCCGCTCCGGGAACTCTGCCGGCGCAGTCTGCGACGGCTCGCCTTTGTCGGCATCCAACCATCCCCCCCGGTGCCGGTCCACCCTTCACCCTTTCATGTGGCGTGGGTCAGCCCGATGGACGGGGCAGGCTACCGTACGCTCTGGTTTGCCCGCTGGCGGGGAACCGGCCAGTTGGCATTCATCTGCCTGCATCTCCACGAAACCACGGGAATCAGGGCTGCGTGGGGGGCAGGAAACATCTCAGTCAAGGAGTTCGACGAATTGAGCAGGGAAAGGCTCCCCGAAGAGGGGCTGGTGAGGATTCCCCTCCCCTACGCCCTGCAACTCCTCCGGGACGGCCTGTTCCGTAACCGCGACACCATGTTCCAGTTGCCGCCGGAATTCTACGTCCTCAAGGGGATCTTCCTGGGCGAGGATCTGCAACCGACCCCCTACCTTCCCGATTTTGCGGGTTTCGACCTGAATGCCCTGGCCCACGCCACCCAGCATGTGGTGGCCTCGGACGACCTCTTCGACGACGACTATTTTGCCGGCTGGTATATGGCTACCTGCCGTGTCTATGATTTTGCCGAGGAATGGAGCACTCTGGAGAAAACAGGTGAGCGGAAGGCGCTGGCAAAGGGGCTGGAGACCATCCTGGAACAGTTCTGCAGGGAACTGATCGGACCGGCCATCGAGCAGATCAGGAGCCGGTTGTTTCTCACTGCGGATCTGCTGCTGCGGACCGGGCGGGACCGGCTGCTGGTGGAGACAGCCCTGGCAACGGCCCTCAGTCTCAACTCCTTTACCATGCCGTATCATTTCCATCCATTCCTGCGCCGGCTTGCGCTGGAGAGCATGGATGCGGCACGGGAGGCGCTTGCCGAAGGGTATGATCTCAGGGAACATCCGCACGAGGCGGATGACGACGAATGGCTGGACTAA
- a CDS encoding NAD(P)H-dependent glycerol-3-phosphate dehydrogenase: MQQNIGVIGAGSWGTTLADLLAKKGHSVTLWAYEPELVLEMGTSRENRLFLPGITLAPNLTFTNDLQEAVRGKELLLFVVPSQVLRGVLRQALPAVSPDAVILSASKGIEVGTLQAVSQIYEELLPPALFSRFSVISGPSFAREVAYEMPTAVVAAADDEAVAKKVQQAFTCGFFRVYTNSDVIGVELGGALKNVIAIGAGIADGLGFGCNTRAALITRGLAEITRLGLAMGARAETFAGLAGMGDLVLTCTGDLSRNRTVGIQLGQGSSLKEILGEMRMVAEGVKTTESTWQLAQRHGVDMPITEQVFRVLYEGKSARTAVIELMTRDLKAEGV, translated from the coding sequence ATGCAACAGAACATCGGAGTGATCGGGGCGGGAAGCTGGGGGACGACCCTGGCGGATCTGCTGGCGAAAAAAGGGCATAGCGTGACGCTCTGGGCCTACGAGCCGGAGCTTGTCCTGGAGATGGGGACGTCGCGGGAAAACCGCCTGTTCCTTCCCGGTATCACCCTGGCTCCGAACCTGACCTTTACCAACGATCTGCAGGAGGCGGTACGGGGCAAGGAGCTGCTGCTCTTTGTGGTACCGTCCCAGGTGCTGCGCGGCGTGCTGCGGCAGGCGTTGCCGGCTGTCTCGCCCGATGCCGTCATCCTGAGCGCTTCCAAGGGGATCGAGGTGGGGACCCTGCAGGCGGTTTCCCAGATCTATGAGGAACTGCTCCCCCCTGCCCTGTTCAGCCGTTTTTCAGTCATTTCCGGGCCGAGCTTTGCCCGTGAGGTGGCGTACGAAATGCCCACCGCCGTTGTTGCGGCGGCTGACGACGAGGCTGTGGCGAAGAAGGTGCAACAAGCCTTTACCTGCGGATTCTTCCGGGTCTATACCAATTCCGACGTCATCGGGGTCGAGTTGGGGGGGGCGCTCAAGAACGTCATCGCCATCGGAGCGGGTATCGCGGACGGACTCGGCTTTGGCTGCAACACCCGCGCAGCACTCATTACCCGCGGTCTGGCCGAGATCACCCGCCTTGGCCTGGCCATGGGGGCACGGGCGGAAACCTTTGCCGGCCTGGCCGGCATGGGGGATCTGGTGCTCACCTGTACCGGCGATCTGTCGCGAAACCGGACCGTTGGGATACAGCTCGGCCAGGGGAGCAGCCTCAAAGAGATCCTGGGCGAGATGCGGATGGTTGCTGAAGGGGTGAAAACCACCGAGTCGACCTGGCAGCTTGCACAACGCCATGGTGTCGACATGCCGATTACCGAACAGGTCTTCCGGGTCCTTTACGAGGGGAAATCTGCCCGGACCGCAGTGATAGAGCTCATGACCCGCGATCTGAAGGCGGAAGGGGTTTGA
- a CDS encoding HAMP domain-containing protein → MNLYIGIRTKLLLAVFFLLVISFSILLVSTLVSIDSFVVRQIDTELAEQLGYVQHHFYERTETVRDSLGQQLTSPTMQEHLRADDRIWLSAALQRWKAILPFLDLFSIVNADQMTLARLNTAEPVGRFAMPDLLDKAFSEKKPVVSTELVSVKALSMEAGSAKVPLQSVNGGVMMVTLVLPVIDATGKVIGAVVAGDVLNGDNFLPIQYRSLFGDKGEIMVSQFDTTIVSSSRQEMINGTRVAPEIMEELKSGQAYYGRVETGEMPYRSSYVPILNGRGGFIGSLAVAVSTADYQKIRNNTKQNVLNTAVVSMMLLLVIAVVISRKLAEPLRRLARGVRMIEAGDLEQQVEVTSSDEVGQLARSFNSMVKTLAERKRIIESKTDDLQKLNERLEKIVTERTSQLQLEMGMLETVLTCMAEGMVVVDSQGCVVRFNPAAQKIFDIVPCRVIGHSLTQLADQEGFAELIRFAQSVGADEEGMGGAGERTIHVKGKQLQVSVSQLVECSGERAGVVVSLRDVTAEAEVDRMKSDFISTVSHELKTPLTSIKGALQFIMNKGKWLTTTERELINVCLRNSDRLSRLISDILDISKIEAGRVELILRPESANELVVNAIEEIKGVALARGITVINSVPVDLPLVYGDHDRLVQVLTNLLSNAVKFSPEQKVVVVSAVHVGNYVTISVTDSGRPIQWADRDKLFRKFQQIERDDMGTRGGTGLGLAICKEIVERHHGRIYYENSQSGGNVFSFTVPVCEESHEG, encoded by the coding sequence ATGAACCTATACATCGGCATACGCACCAAGCTGCTCCTTGCGGTCTTCTTTCTGCTGGTCATCTCCTTTTCCATCCTGCTGGTATCCACCCTTGTAAGTATCGACAGTTTCGTTGTCAGGCAGATCGACACCGAGCTTGCGGAACAGCTCGGGTACGTGCAGCATCATTTTTACGAACGTACCGAAACCGTGCGGGATTCCCTCGGCCAGCAACTTACGTCGCCAACCATGCAGGAACACCTGCGGGCGGATGATCGTATCTGGCTGTCCGCAGCGCTGCAGCGCTGGAAGGCCATTCTCCCCTTCCTCGATCTCTTTTCCATCGTCAATGCCGACCAGATGACCCTGGCCCGACTCAACACTGCCGAGCCTGTGGGACGCTTCGCCATGCCGGACCTTCTCGACAAGGCGTTCAGCGAAAAAAAGCCGGTGGTTTCCACAGAACTGGTCAGCGTGAAAGCGCTCTCCATGGAGGCGGGTTCTGCAAAGGTTCCGCTGCAGAGCGTGAATGGTGGGGTCATGATGGTGACCCTGGTCCTGCCGGTGATCGATGCGACCGGCAAGGTCATCGGCGCCGTGGTTGCCGGCGATGTCCTGAACGGCGACAATTTCCTCCCGATACAGTACCGTAGCCTGTTCGGCGATAAAGGCGAGATAATGGTGAGCCAGTTCGATACCACCATTGTCAGCAGCAGCCGTCAGGAGATGATCAACGGCACCCGTGTTGCCCCGGAGATCATGGAGGAGCTGAAGTCGGGACAGGCCTATTATGGCAGGGTAGAGACCGGCGAGATGCCCTATCGCTCCTCCTATGTGCCGATTTTGAACGGCCGGGGAGGATTCATCGGCTCCCTGGCAGTGGCCGTATCGACCGCCGATTACCAGAAGATCCGGAACAATACCAAGCAGAACGTGCTCAATACTGCGGTGGTCTCCATGATGCTGCTCTTGGTGATTGCCGTGGTTATTTCGCGCAAGCTGGCCGAACCGCTCAGAAGACTGGCCAGGGGTGTACGGATGATCGAGGCAGGGGACCTGGAACAGCAGGTGGAGGTGACGTCGTCCGACGAGGTGGGCCAACTGGCCCGTTCGTTCAACAGCATGGTGAAAACCCTGGCTGAACGGAAGAGAATCATAGAGTCCAAGACCGACGATCTGCAGAAACTGAATGAACGGCTGGAGAAGATCGTCACTGAGCGGACTTCCCAGCTGCAGCTGGAGATGGGCATGCTGGAGACGGTACTTACCTGCATGGCCGAGGGGATGGTGGTCGTCGACAGTCAGGGGTGCGTTGTCCGGTTCAACCCCGCAGCCCAGAAGATCTTCGACATCGTTCCCTGCCGGGTTATCGGCCATTCACTTACCCAACTGGCCGATCAGGAAGGGTTTGCCGAGCTGATCCGCTTTGCGCAGAGTGTCGGGGCTGATGAGGAGGGGATGGGTGGCGCGGGAGAGAGAACCATTCATGTCAAGGGCAAGCAACTGCAGGTTTCGGTGTCGCAACTGGTTGAGTGCAGCGGAGAGCGTGCCGGTGTCGTGGTGTCGCTTAGGGATGTGACTGCCGAGGCAGAGGTCGATCGGATGAAATCCGATTTCATCTCTACGGTTTCCCATGAGCTCAAGACCCCGCTCACCTCCATCAAGGGGGCCTTGCAATTCATCATGAACAAGGGGAAATGGCTGACCACCACCGAACGTGAACTGATTAACGTCTGCCTGCGTAATAGCGACCGCCTGAGCCGTCTCATCAGCGATATCCTGGACATTTCCAAGATCGAGGCCGGCAGGGTGGAGTTGATATTACGTCCCGAATCGGCGAACGAGCTAGTGGTGAACGCCATCGAAGAGATCAAGGGGGTTGCCCTGGCCAGGGGCATAACCGTGATCAACAGTGTTCCGGTCGACCTGCCGCTGGTGTATGGTGATCATGACCGCCTGGTCCAGGTGCTCACCAATCTCCTTTCCAATGCCGTCAAGTTTTCGCCGGAGCAGAAGGTGGTCGTGGTCAGCGCCGTGCATGTCGGCAACTACGTCACCATCTCGGTAACAGACAGCGGCAGGCCGATCCAGTGGGCGGACCGGGACAAGCTGTTCCGAAAATTCCAGCAGATTGAGCGCGACGACATGGGGACGCGAGGCGGAACAGGGCTGGGGCTGGCCATCTGCAAGGAGATTGTCGAGCGACACCACGGC